Below is a window of Leptospiraceae bacterium DNA.
TCAAAACGAATCCTCCAGATAATTTTATCAAACGTTACTTGTGATTAATTCTAATAGCTTTATGTAAATATCGAAAATTAAAGAAGAAATTAATAAGTAAACCGTAATTTATTATTTTTAAATAGTAGTAAGGGAGAATAAATTTACAAGCAGTTTTTCTGTTCCTTGGAGGTTAAGTGTTTCTGAAAAGGTGCGGGCTAACTATATAGCCCACACTTTACTCTGTGCCTTTGTGACTCGGTGGCAAAAAATTTTATTTCTTCTCTATGAGTTTTAACTCCTCTAAGTTTCGTAAATCTTTAATTCTACTCTCAGGATAACCGAGTTCTTCGAATGCCATTACACCTTTTTCTTTAGAAGTATGGCAACTATCGCATTTCATTGCTTCTTTGGTGATAGAGTGATTAATCATAAGAGTCGCATCTTGACGCATCCATTTTGGTTCTGCTTTACCACTAAATGGAATACTCCAACCTTTTTCGATTCCCATGAAATACATGAACTTATCCATCATATAGTATTTGAACATACTTTCATACATCATTTTGATTAATGGATCTTCCACTGCTTTCATCACTGAATCTTTTGGTTTGCCTGTTTCATAGTAAACATTATAGTCAAATGGTAAAAGCATTCCGCCAAACGGACCTTGGTTTCCCATGTCTTCAAACATCTTTGCATTGAAACGCTTGAAAGGCGTTAATTTAGATTTTCCTTGCTGTGCAATTGGTCTAAAGACTTTTTCATAATAAGAGTCGTAGTCAAAATTCTTATACGATTCGTCTGGATTCGTTTTAAATGCTTTGAAAGTTTTTAGTCCATTTGGATTATCTCCTAGCGCTCCCGCCATGAATGTTCCTGAACCATTAAACCATTTGTAAATAATTGCTTCTCCTGCTTTTCCAGAACGAAGAATATCTTTGTAAACCCACACTCCTTCTTCTTCGCTAAACACAGGCTCTGTCCAATCTCTTAGCACAACGTTCTCGTCAGTCAAATGAGAAATATGACAGGTCTCACACGCCAACTTATCAGTATGCGCATTTAAGAAAGCTCGTTGGTTTTTGTTTTGAATATGGGGTGAGGAAGAATGACATTTTTCACAAGTAACGTCTACGTTTGGTAAGTCGTTGCTGACCAAATCTGTTCCTGATTTACCGCGAGCAATTAAATGTCCGTGTGTTTCATGACAGTCAATACAATTCATACCGGCTCTGTAGTGAACGTCAATTCCAGTTGTAGGTGTACCGCGCTTAGCCCCTGGATGTAGGAGGCGTGGATTTTTATAGCCTAAATTCATAGCGGCTTTATTTCCAGGATACATATCCCCACCGTGATTGTGCTCGTGACAACGCAGACAATTATCCGATGTAGGCTTGATAGTCGCCATCGCTGCTTTTAAACTTCTGTCTTGATTCCATCTGTATTTTCCATTTTCATCTTGCACAACGTATTTTTGATTCATATCATAAGACGCTGAGTGACACATTAAACAATCAGTGGAATTAAATTCATAACTTTTTGGTTTGTAACCTGGAAACATCGTTCCACTAAAAGGTCCGTATTGTCCACCGGCATGACATTGACCACAACCATCACTTCGCGGACCGTGTTTGGTATTAACCACAGTTGCCCAACCAGTCCATGTGAATGATCCCGGTATACCGCAAGCTCTGTCAATTTTTCCAAGTGGAATTCCTTTTACTCTATCTCCATTAAATCCGAAAGTGTTAAAGCCCTCAAATTTATTTAATGAGAAGTGGACACTTGACTGAATATTAGCTCTAGTGTTTACTGTGTCGTAGCCGCCATGATCATTTTTTACTTTCATGGTATCGTGACAAGTTAGACAAGTTTCAGGTCCTTTGTATTCACGAATTCCGCTTTTCTAAAACGATCTATATGAACAAGTCCTGTATTGCGTTGAAAAGTGGATACTTTGTCGGAAAGATTTTTTGCGACTTCATCGTAGACCGCTTTATTCTGAATAGATTTATCCACTGATTTATATTGGCTAAATTCATCCTGTAATTGCTTTGCTATATTTTCAAACTCTGCATCCGTTACTTGCATTGTCGGATAATCAATCTTTTCCGAACGATGTACGTAGGGAATAATTTGATTAATGATATTTGAATAATTCAAATACACAATTCCAAAGAAGATTATCCAGAAGAGGATAATCCGTATTGCCCATTTCTTTTTTTTTGAGAGTTCCATGACCTTACTCCTTTATTTTATTTCCTGTAATTCTTTCATATTCCAACGGATGTTCATTTTTTATTTCTTCTTCCGTAAGTTTTCCATCAATCCATACTGTGCTTCCTGGAAATTTGTCTGGATTGTAATGCACATTGTAAAAATGCCATACCACGATCGCGGATATGGCTAACACCGCTTCGTCGCTATGTGCAATAAATGCCATAGGAATTGCGATATTTGGTAGTAAGTTGCCGAAAAATACCGGAAACCACAAAATAAGCCCTGAGAACATCATCACCGGCACCCCCCAGAATACTGCAAAGTAATCAAATTTT
It encodes the following:
- a CDS encoding cytochrome c3 family protein; this encodes MKVKNDHGGYDTVNTRANIQSSVHFSLNKFEGFNTFGFNGDRVKGIPLGKIDRACGIPGSFTWTGWATVVNTKHGPRSDGCGQCHAGGQYGPFSGTMFPGYKPKSYEFNSTDCLMCHSASYDMNQKYVVQDENGKYRWNQDRSLKAAMATIKPTSDNCLRCHEHNHGGDMYPGNKAAMNLGYKNPRLLHPGAKRGTPTTGIDVHYRAGMNCIDCHETHGHLIARGKSGTDLVSNDLPNVDVTCEKCHSSSPHIQNKNQRAFLNAHTDKLACETCHISHLTDENVVLRDWTEPVFSEEEGVWVYKDILRSGKAGEAIIYKWFNGSGTFMAGALGDNPNGLKTFKAFKTNPDESYKNFDYDSYYEKVFRPIAQQGKSKLTPFKRFNAKMFEDMGNQGPFGGMLLPFDYNVYYETGKPKDSVMKAVEDPLIKMMYESMFKYYMMDKFMYFMGIEKGWSIPFSGKAEPKWMRQDATLMINHSITKEAMKCDSCHTSKEKGVMAFEELGYPESRIKDLRNLEELKLIEKK